One segment of Thermodesulfobacteriota bacterium DNA contains the following:
- the brxL gene encoding protease Lon-related BREX system protein BrxL, producing MENEVSLDQLLNQHFAGRVVRKDLTKLLKEGANVPVYVLEYLLGMYCASDDEGVIEDGLETVKRILAENYVRPDEAEKVKSKIRELGSYKIIDKVTVKLNEKRDVYEATLSNLGVKAIDISSEIVKKYEKLLVGGIWCIISLKYFYDEGSKSSPFIIDQLNPIQMPNLDMDVVFEGRKAFTEAQWIDVLLRSTGLEPTMFEDRVKWHFLARLIPLVENNYNICELGPRGTGKSHIYKEISPNSILVSGGHTTVANLFYNMSTRKVGLVGLWDVVAFDEVAGIKFPDDDGVQIMKDFMASGSFSRGRELINANASMVFVGNLNQSVDTLVKTGHLFAPFPEAMIDSAFFDRMHAYLPGWEIPKMRPEYFTNQYGLIVDYLAEFLREMRKWNYSDAIDKHFKLGNNLNQRDVIAVRKTVSGLLKLLYPQGDFGKEAVERCLIYALESRRRVKEQLKKIGGMEFYDVHFSYIDNESLEEKFVSVLEQGGGSLIPEGPPKPGTLYTVALGAHGLLGLYRLELQVVGGSGKLSISGVSSSSQAREAIKVGYDYFKANMSKVSVSYKAGDHDYHLHIVELHNTGPTNVLTLASFVALCSALMGRPVQSQMVILGSMSLGGNIVPAENLAECLQVAFDCGAKRILIPMSSVKDIPTIPGELFTKFQTSFYADPIDAVFKALGVE from the coding sequence ATGGAGAACGAAGTAAGCCTCGATCAGTTACTTAACCAGCATTTTGCAGGACGCGTAGTCCGCAAAGACCTGACCAAGCTCCTCAAGGAAGGAGCGAATGTGCCTGTATATGTCCTCGAATACCTATTGGGTATGTACTGTGCATCCGACGACGAGGGTGTGATTGAGGACGGCCTTGAGACCGTAAAGCGCATCTTGGCTGAGAATTACGTACGCCCGGATGAAGCGGAAAAGGTTAAGTCCAAGATCCGGGAACTGGGAAGTTACAAGATAATCGACAAGGTGACTGTCAAATTAAACGAGAAGAGAGACGTATATGAAGCTACCCTCTCAAACCTAGGAGTGAAGGCAATTGATATATCCAGCGAGATAGTGAAGAAATACGAAAAGCTTCTTGTAGGCGGCATCTGGTGTATTATAAGCCTCAAGTATTTCTATGACGAGGGCTCTAAGAGTTCCCCTTTCATTATCGATCAGCTAAATCCGATACAAATGCCTAACCTGGATATGGACGTTGTATTCGAGGGACGGAAGGCTTTCACGGAAGCTCAGTGGATTGATGTGCTATTGAGGTCCACAGGCCTTGAACCGACCATGTTTGAGGATCGGGTAAAATGGCATTTTCTTGCCAGGTTAATCCCGCTCGTCGAGAACAACTACAACATTTGTGAGCTCGGTCCCAGGGGAACGGGTAAAAGCCATATATATAAAGAGATCAGTCCTAACTCGATACTGGTCTCTGGCGGACATACGACAGTAGCCAATCTATTCTACAACATGAGCACGCGGAAGGTTGGGCTGGTGGGGTTATGGGATGTAGTGGCCTTTGATGAGGTAGCCGGAATAAAATTTCCTGACGATGACGGTGTCCAGATTATGAAGGATTTCATGGCTTCGGGCTCCTTCTCCAGAGGCCGTGAGCTTATAAACGCCAATGCCTCGATGGTCTTTGTCGGAAATCTAAACCAGAGTGTTGATACCCTGGTTAAGACCGGACATTTATTTGCTCCATTTCCGGAGGCAATGATTGATTCGGCGTTTTTTGACCGCATGCATGCCTATCTGCCCGGATGGGAGATTCCCAAAATGCGTCCTGAGTATTTTACCAATCAGTATGGATTGATAGTGGATTATCTTGCCGAATTTCTCCGGGAGATGCGTAAGTGGAATTATTCGGATGCTATCGATAAACATTTTAAACTCGGGAATAACCTTAACCAAAGGGATGTTATTGCGGTAAGGAAGACAGTCTCCGGGCTATTAAAATTACTATACCCGCAGGGGGATTTCGGCAAGGAGGCAGTGGAACGCTGTCTTATATATGCACTTGAGTCTAGAAGGCGGGTTAAAGAACAGCTAAAGAAGATAGGCGGTATGGAGTTCTACGATGTGCATTTCAGTTACATCGACAATGAATCCCTGGAAGAAAAATTCGTAAGCGTTCTTGAGCAGGGCGGGGGATCACTTATTCCCGAAGGTCCTCCGAAACCCGGAACTTTGTATACGGTAGCCCTTGGTGCTCATGGTCTACTCGGCCTTTATAGACTTGAGCTTCAGGTCGTGGGAGGAAGCGGGAAACTCTCAATTTCGGGAGTGAGCTCAAGTTCGCAGGCCAGGGAAGCGATCAAGGTTGGTTATGATTACTTTAAAGCCAATATGTCAAAGGTCAGCGTTTCATACAAGGCTGGCGATCATGACTATCATTTACACATTGTGGAACTGCACAATACCGGTCCTACTAATGTTTTGACCTTGGCTAGTTTTGTGGCTTTATGTTCCGCACTGATGGGAAGGCCAGTTCAAAGTCAGATGGTCATACTGGGAAGCATGAGCCTGGGTGGTAACATTGTTCCTGCCGAGAATCTGGCGGAGTGCCTCCAGGTAGCTTTTGACTGTGGTGCGAAACGTATCTTAATTCCGATGAGCAGCGTGAAGGATATCCCTACTATCCCCGGGGAGCTTTTTACCAAATTCCAAACCAGCTTTTACGCCGATCCAATTGATGCGGTATTTAAGGCCTTGGGGGTGGAGTGA